In the Patescibacteria group bacterium genome, one interval contains:
- a CDS encoding DsbA family protein — protein MTEEKSNKSITITVKKDMLWKAGTFVFAALFLIGLFSGWFGGSGSDIRDIAPTGQATDTINAKALIEDDDPVLGDSNADVSIVEFSDFQCPFCGKAHTGALTDFKNSDYFKDGQVNLIYKHFPLNSIHPYAQKAGEASECANRQGKFWEYHDTLFANQAALDIVSLKSYATQLGLDTSEFNSCLDGGEASSEISKELAQATAAGGRGTPYFVVVNNKNGNAVPVSGAVPFAQLEAAINAVS, from the coding sequence ATGACAGAAGAAAAAAGTAACAAGAGCATAACAATAACAGTAAAGAAAGATATGTTATGGAAAGCTGGAACTTTTGTATTCGCAGCATTATTCTTAATTGGACTTTTTAGTGGTTGGTTTGGTGGGAGCGGTAGTGATATCAGAGACATAGCTCCAACAGGACAAGCAACAGACACTATTAATGCAAAAGCCCTTATAGAAGATGATGACCCTGTGCTTGGGGACTCAAATGCAGATGTTTCAATTGTAGAATTTTCTGATTTTCAGTGTCCATTTTGTGGGAAAGCGCATACAGGTGCCTTGACTGATTTCAAAAACAGCGATTACTTCAAAGATGGTCAGGTTAATCTGATATACAAACATTTTCCATTAAATAGTATTCATCCCTATGCTCAAAAAGCAGGAGAAGCTTCAGAATGTGCAAACAGACAAGGAAAATTCTGGGAATATCACGATACTTTATTTGCTAATCAGGCTGCACTTGACATTGTAAGTTTGAAATCATATGCAACACAACTCGGACTTGATACATCAGAATTCAACAGTTGCTTAGATGGCGGTGAGGCAAGTTCAGAGATTTCAAAAGAGCTTGCTCAGGCAACAGCTGCTGGTGGTAGAGGAACACCTTATTTTGTTGTAGTTAATAATAAGAACGGCAATGCCGTCCCTGTTTCTGGAGCAGTTCCATTCGCTCAACTAGAAGCTGCAATTAATGCTGTATCATAA
- a CDS encoding DUF2080 family transposase-associated protein, translating to MEKQKKNLLKKAFSVMFKGDVEEILERKISDFGSGAHITLPKKHRGKNAKIIIYR from the coding sequence ATGGAAAAACAAAAGAAAAATTTACTGAAGAAAGCGTTTAGCGTTATGTTTAAAGGAGATGTAGAAGAAATTTTAGAAAGAAAGATCTCTGACTTTGGTTCTGGAGCACATATTACCCTACCAAAAAAACATAGGGGCAAAAATGCAAAGATAATTATTTATAGATAA